The Deinococcus koreensis genome includes a window with the following:
- a CDS encoding sensor histidine kinase, with protein sequence MRPAFWRTLAWRLTLAFALVSAVALGVVGYIAYASTRSQLGALLGEQARAAVLAQAQAYAEQRGTLSGFRPSALPDSGGDDHRGPSRGSPRGDSGEVFGAWLVLDAGRRAVYAMPDVRSGQTVTGRREVSVVAAGRTVGYLVPSGMQLRPDRRGQEFLDRTLRAIGWAMLGATALAVLMGVLVSGTLLRPLHDLLSRIRALQRGEEPGPSPVRRDEFGTVLTAFDEMHGDVVRSQQARRQLTADIAHDLNTPLSVISGTLEGMRDGTFRVTPERLERLHQETQHMAGLVGDLRFLALADAGELQIHRRAVPVAGLVHDAVTPLQAVAARQGVALETDVRTDGLQAHVDPQRIRQVLHNLLSNALAHTPHGGRVCVSAVPEGEMLMLEVRDTGSGIAPEHLPHVFDRLYRAQAARSGGGSGLGLSIVRKIVEAHGGEVGLASQLGVGTTVTVRLPLAA encoded by the coding sequence ATGAGGCCCGCCTTCTGGCGCACGCTCGCGTGGCGCCTGACGCTCGCGTTCGCCCTCGTGAGCGCGGTGGCCCTGGGCGTGGTGGGATACATCGCGTATGCCTCGACCCGCTCGCAGCTGGGCGCCCTGCTGGGCGAGCAGGCGAGAGCGGCGGTGCTGGCGCAGGCGCAGGCGTATGCGGAGCAGCGCGGCACCCTGAGCGGATTCCGGCCCAGCGCCCTGCCCGATTCGGGTGGCGACGACCACCGCGGGCCGTCCCGCGGCTCCCCGCGCGGCGACTCCGGCGAGGTGTTCGGGGCCTGGCTGGTGCTGGACGCCGGCCGGCGCGCCGTGTACGCCATGCCCGACGTCCGGTCGGGGCAGACCGTGACGGGACGGCGAGAGGTTTCCGTCGTGGCCGCCGGGCGCACGGTGGGGTACCTCGTGCCCTCGGGCATGCAGCTCCGCCCCGACCGCCGGGGGCAGGAATTCCTCGACCGCACCCTGCGCGCGATCGGGTGGGCGATGCTGGGCGCGACCGCGCTGGCGGTGCTGATGGGCGTGCTCGTCTCAGGCACGCTGCTGCGCCCCCTGCACGACCTGCTCTCGCGCATCCGGGCCCTGCAGCGCGGCGAGGAGCCCGGGCCATCCCCGGTGCGTCGGGACGAGTTCGGCACAGTGCTCACGGCGTTCGACGAGATGCACGGGGACGTCGTGCGGAGCCAGCAGGCCAGGCGGCAACTGACGGCGGACATCGCGCACGACCTGAACACGCCGCTCTCCGTGATCTCCGGCACGCTCGAGGGCATGCGGGACGGCACCTTCCGGGTCACGCCCGAGCGCCTGGAGCGGCTGCATCAGGAGACCCAGCACATGGCGGGCCTGGTCGGTGACCTGCGCTTCCTGGCGCTCGCGGACGCGGGCGAGCTGCAGATCCACCGCCGCGCCGTGCCGGTGGCCGGGCTGGTGCACGACGCCGTGACCCCCCTGCAGGCGGTCGCGGCGCGCCAGGGCGTCGCGCTGGAGACGGACGTGCGCACGGACGGCCTGCAGGCGCATGTGGATCCGCAGCGCATCCGGCAGGTGCTGCACAACCTGCTGAGCAACGCCTTGGCCCACACCCCACACGGTGGGCGGGTGTGTGTCTCGGCCGTCCCAGAGGGGGAAATGCTCATGCTGGAAGTACGGGACACCGGGAGCGGCATCGCGCCCGAGCACCTGCCGCACGTCTTCGACCGGCTGTACCGCGCCCAGGCCGCGCGCAGTGGGGGCGGGAGCGGGCTGGGCCTGAGCATCGTGCGCAAGATCGTGGAGGCCCATGGGGGAGAGGTAGGCCTGGCAAGCCAGCTGGGGGTGGGCACGACGGTGACGGTGCGTCTGCCGCTGGCGGCGTGA
- a CDS encoding response regulator transcription factor, with product MKTILIVEDNAGVRDMVREYLTEHGFAVRVAGNGQEGLLEARHHRPDLVLLDVMMPGMDGLEFLRRFRAVDAAPVIFLTARDAELDKVLGLELGADDYVTKPFSMAELLARVRAHLRRGQEPAQNGVIRLDELALDSDARTVHVRGGRVDLTRSEFELLHTLMRAPGRVYNRLELLEQLQEEALGSERTIDVHVRNLRTKIEAEPARPRLIETVFGVGYRLNPDLAP from the coding sequence GAAGACCATCCTGATCGTGGAGGACAACGCGGGCGTGCGCGACATGGTGCGCGAATACCTCACCGAGCACGGCTTCGCTGTGCGTGTGGCCGGCAACGGGCAGGAGGGCCTGCTAGAGGCGCGTCACCACCGCCCAGACCTCGTGCTGCTCGACGTCATGATGCCGGGCATGGACGGCCTGGAATTCCTGCGGCGCTTCCGTGCGGTCGACGCGGCGCCCGTGATCTTCCTGACCGCCCGGGACGCCGAACTCGACAAGGTGCTGGGCCTGGAACTGGGTGCCGACGATTACGTGACCAAACCCTTTTCCATGGCCGAGCTGCTCGCGCGGGTGCGGGCGCACCTGCGCCGCGGTCAGGAGCCCGCTCAGAACGGGGTGATCCGGCTGGATGAGCTGGCGCTGGACTCGGACGCGCGCACCGTGCACGTGCGCGGAGGACGGGTGGATCTGACCCGCTCCGAATTCGAACTGCTCCATACCCTGATGCGCGCTCCGGGGCGGGTCTATAACCGCCTGGAACTGCTCGAGCAGCTGCAGGAAGAGGCGCTGGGCTCAGAGCGCACGATCGACGTGCACGTCCGCAACCTGCGGACGAAGATCGAGGCGGAGCCGGCGCGGCCGCGGCTGATCGAGACGGTCTTCGGGGTGGGCTACCGCCTCAATCCGGATCTGGCCCCGTGA
- a CDS encoding intradiol ring-cleavage dioxygenase, whose protein sequence is MQIAVTTAQEIPMTHIPPLAPYPADDHDHHNDLNNLGLTADLNMLTRPVMDRRRVLSLGLLGAGLLVGCRAASLAGAVPGTGTGTGAADCPAPIPSETAGPYPANGSGASGQSLNVLTRSGIVRRNLRKSLGSGNVAAGIPLTLTLALVNTGASCAALSGYAVYLWHCTADGQYSMYSADIVGEDYLRGVQASGADGTVTFTTVVPGCYAGRWPHIHFEVYPTLASATSASNKIQTSQLALPEATCREVYATPAYSASLGNLSRISLARDNVFSDGSTAQMATMSGSASAGYVATLTVGLAR, encoded by the coding sequence ATGCAGATCGCCGTGACCACTGCCCAGGAGATTCCTATGACGCACATCCCACCCCTCGCGCCCTACCCCGCTGACGACCACGACCACCACAACGACCTGAACAACCTCGGACTGACGGCCGACCTGAACATGCTCACGCGTCCGGTCATGGATCGGCGCCGCGTGCTCTCCCTGGGTCTGCTGGGGGCCGGACTGCTCGTGGGCTGCCGCGCCGCGAGCCTCGCCGGCGCCGTCCCGGGTACCGGCACCGGCACGGGAGCGGCCGACTGCCCGGCGCCCATCCCTTCAGAAACCGCCGGGCCCTATCCGGCCAACGGCTCGGGGGCCTCGGGGCAGTCCCTGAACGTGCTGACCCGCTCGGGCATCGTTCGCCGGAACCTGCGAAAGAGCCTGGGGAGCGGGAACGTGGCCGCGGGTATCCCCCTGACCCTGACCCTCGCACTGGTGAATACGGGCGCGAGTTGCGCCGCGCTCTCGGGCTACGCCGTCTACCTGTGGCACTGCACGGCGGACGGCCAGTACTCGATGTACTCCGCGGACATCGTCGGCGAGGACTACCTGCGCGGGGTGCAGGCGTCGGGCGCAGATGGCACAGTCACGTTCACGACCGTCGTGCCCGGCTGCTACGCGGGGCGCTGGCCGCACATCCACTTCGAGGTATACCCCACCCTGGCTTCGGCCACGTCGGCGAGCAACAAGATTCAGACCTCCCAGCTCGCCCTGCCGGAAGCCACCTGCCGCGAGGTGTACGCCACGCCCGCCTATTCGGCCAGCCTGGGCAACCTGAGCCGCATCTCGCTGGCCCGCGACAACGTCTTCAGTGACGGCTCCACCGCCCAGATGGCGACCATGTCGGGCAGCGCGTCAGCCGGCTACGTGGCCACGCTGACCGTCGGCCTGGCCCGCTGA